From a region of the Schistocerca nitens isolate TAMUIC-IGC-003100 chromosome 8, iqSchNite1.1, whole genome shotgun sequence genome:
- the LOC126199543 gene encoding uncharacterized protein LOC126199543 has translation MRKPVTQLQCYKCQKLGHIAKECDSVVACVKCGKPNDTRNCTKPRGTAALCVNCGRSHAANARSCSYLKTWKQRKLATTHDEVPQQEEKVNTPPSYLSRGSGLRHQDDVDAFHQALREANVDAITALKSAMAEERAALRAELEETCQEVTQLRVALYLAFRTTPDMAPTPTSTAVNAATQTTAYLAVAATQVAREVVIQSGKTTDNKETAPSEAVVTPVSAETQTTQEMLMETRGEEEDEPFECLPLPNKNCAREVLTKIADSLRDGS, from the coding sequence ATGCGGAAGCCTGTGACACAATTACAGTGCTATAAGTGTCAAAAGCTTGGACACATAGCCAAGGAATGCGACAGTGTGGTTGCGTGTGTTAAGTGCGGGAAACCGAACGACACGCGCAACTGCACCAAACCAAGGGGTACTGCCGCGCTGTGCGTAAATTGCGGTCGCTCGCACgccgcaaacgcgcgcagctgcAGCTATCTGAAGACATGGAAGCAGCGGAAGTTGGCCACTACACACGATGAGGTGCCCCAACAAGAAGAAAAGGTAAACACCCCGCCCTCCTACCTTAGTAGGGGAAGCGGGCTGCGCCACCAAGACGACGTGGACGCCTTCCACCAAGCACTGCGGGAAGCCAACGTGGACGCAATCACTgcgctcaaatccgccatggcggaggagAGAGCGGCCCTGAGAGCGGAGCTAGAAGAGACGTGTCAGGAAGTGACTCAACTAAGGGTCGCCTTGTACCTCGCGTTCCGTACGACGCCGGACATGGCACCGACCCCCACCAGTACGGCGGTTAACGCGGCTACACAAACGACTGCCTATCTGGCCGTCGCGGCAACGCAGGTTGCTAGGGAGGTGGTCATACAGTCGGGGAAAACCACCGACAACAAGGAGACGGCACCCTCGGAAGCAGTCGTCACTCCTGTCTCTGCGGAAACGCAgacgacacaggaaatgctgatggAGAccaggggagaagaagaagacgagccattcgagtgcctccccctccccaacaagaactgtgcgagggaggtgctcaccaagatcGCCGATTCCCTGCGAGACGGTAGCTAA